The genomic stretch GGAGGTGGAGGTGAAGGAGTTGAGTGAAGTGCCAGAGCTGTGGCGGAGGTCGAGAGTTGCTTGGCTGTGCAAGGAGCTGCCAGCGCATAAGGCGGGAACTCTGATTAGGATTTTGAATGCGCAGAGGAAGTGGATGAGGCAGGAAGATGCCACATATGTTATTATGCATTTCTTGCGGATTCGCGAGAACGAAACTGCGTTTAGGGTCAGTATCTTCTCCTTTCAGTTTCATTTATTTACATTTTGGTAACTGTTTTACACTGTTTTTGCTTGTGGGAATTGATTAGAACTATAGTCTTCAATTCAGTTTGTTTGAGAGAGAGTTTAAATATGAATGGTAGATATTCATGAAATTAGCATTTTAGCATAATCTTGCTTTGGAAttcaagtgtgagtggttaaTCTCATATCCACCAGAAGTAAATGTAGGCTTTTAGGTTAGAATGTGCTATTGAGGTCTCTTATGGGTCTTAGACGATTAGGCCATTGCCGCTCTGAGTGCTCCCTGGACTACCCAACATCTTGTTTAAAGCTCTTAATTCTTTATGCTACAGAGCTTAGAAAGGAAATATAGTTTCAGGGAAAGGTTTTAGACTTTAGTTACTAATATCAGTTGATTATTAAACTGTATGCATGTACTTATGGAGAATTATGTGTCAAGGCtgcaattatttatttgtttgattACTTAGGTTGAACATCATAGAAAATATCACTGTAAGCTgtaatttgttctcaaatttgattatttttatcttgcCTAAAGGTATACAAATGGATGATGCAACGGAGTTGGTACCGATTTGACTTTGCTCTTTCTACCAGGCTAGCTGATTACATGGGTAAAGAGAGGAAATTTTCTAAGTGCCGTGAGGTATTTGATGATATTATCAATCAAGGCCGGGTTCCCTGTGAATCAACATTCCATATATTGGTTGTGTCTTACCTTAGTTCTTCTGTTCAAGGCTGTTTGGATGAAGCATGTGGTATTTTCCACCGAATGATTCAGTTGGGTGGATACCAGCCATGCCTTAGCTTGCATAATTCCCTCTTTAAAGCTCTTGTTGGCAAACCAGGGAACTTTTCAAAGCAGTACCTTAAGCAAGCTGAGTTTATATATCACCGTTTGGTTTCAACTGGACTGGATGTACATAAAGATATTTATGGTGGCTTAATTTGGCTGCATAGCTATCAGGATTCCATAGACAAAGAGAGAATAGAAGCATTGAGGGAAGAGATGCGACGCgctggaattggtgagagagtaGAGGTGCTGGTGTCAATCTTGAGGGCTTGTGCAAGGGAGGGGGAGGTGGAGGAAGCAGAGAAAACTTGGTCCAAACTTCTGCTGTTTGAAAGCAACCCCCCATCACAGGCTTTTGTGTACAAAATGGAAGTCTACTCTAAGGTTGGCATGCCTATGAAGTCCTTGGAGGTATTTAGGGAAATGCAGTTGAAACTAGGTAAGACAAGTGTGGCagcatataataaaataatagaaatacTGTGCAAAGCACAAGAATCCGAATTTGCAGAATCAATCATGACAGAATTTGTCAATAGTGGTCTTAAGCCCCTTACACCATCATATGTTTATTTATTAAACATGTACTTCAACTTGGAATCACATGATAAATTGGAAGAGGCGTTCTCTCAATGCCTTGAGAAATGTCGTCCTAATAGTGCCATATACAGTATATATTTGGATTCTTTGGTGAAGGTTGGTAAACTTAACAAGGCTGAGGATATCTTTAGGCAAATGTTTCGTGATGCGAGTATTGGTGTCAATGCCCGATCATGTAACATCATCTTACATGGATACCTATATTCGGGAAATAACTTAAAGGCGGAGAAGATCTATGACTTAATGTGCCAAAAAAAGTATGAAATTGATGCCCCATTAATTGAAAAGCTTGATTATATCCTGAGTTTGAGAAGGAGAATTGTTAAAAAGCCAATGAGCCTGAAGCTAAACAAAGAACAGAGAGAAATGCTGATCGGAATGCTTTTAGGTGGCTTGCAGATTGACTCTGATGATAAAAGGAAGAACCACATTATTGGCTTCAATTTTGATGGCAATTCTGTGAGCCATTATGCCTTGAAAAATCATATACATATCCAATTTTATGAGTGGCTACATCCTACTTTTAAGACAAGTGATGACAGTGAGAACATACCAGATAAATTTTGCACCATTGCAAGCTCTCATTTTGGCTTTTACGCTGATCAGTTTTGGTCAGGAGGTCAACCTACAATTCCAAAACTTGTTCATAGGTGGTTGTCACCGTGTGTTCTTGCATACTGGTATATGTATGGGGGCCGTAGAAACTCATCGGGGGATATTTTGCTGAAGATTAAGGGAAGTCGTGAGGGTGTGGaaaacattgtcaaaaagtttaAAGCCATGTCCATTGACTGTAAAGTCAAGGGAAAGGGAAAGGTATTCTGGATTGGTATTCTGGGAAGCAATACGACATGGTTCTGGAAATTGGTTGAGCCATATATTGTAGAAGATGCAAGAGATTTCACTAAGTCAGGTGTGAATATGATGGGGCGGGATTTAACGGAAACTCAAGACATTAACTTCAATAGAGAATCAGAGGAATGAGAAAGGGTGATACGACATTGACGACCATGGTTGGACTTTGGAAAAGCTTTTCTTAGTAGTATGCCAGACTAGGTTAGTTTTTACTCTGGTGGCTAGAAGCTGAAAACATGCCTGACTTTTGtacttcatgttttttttttgggcTGAAGTAACTGCCATGGTTGCAAAAATATAAGCCttgaatattttgatcactatCCTTTGAAGTATCTACATGTATATGTTTTTGAGAAGactacttgtatatgtttacataCTTATTTATGTCCATTTTATAAATGGATTCTTTATTGATTATGCTCATCTATCTATTACTCAATTAGAACACTAAACCCTTCAGAGACACATCACAAGCTCTGGTGCTTCTGTTTCTCCCGCACAACTGATGCGAATCTTGGGAAGTACACACCATTCTAGATTATGTTATATTTCTTTCTGTTATTCTTTGTCAGGCGAGTTCTGCTGATCTTCTCTGCTCTCCTTGTTGTATTTACTTTGGTTATTTTTCATGTGTTAGATTTTGTCTTTCGAGTGATATTCATAATATTATTATGACGTCATTTCATCTATGTAGCTGACCCTACCTAGTGGGATAAGACAGACTTGGTCTGGTTGTTGTTACTGTGGTCTTCATAATCTTCTTTGAGTTTCATAAGGCATGAATTGTTGACAGAGAACAACGTGGGTTGcagttaatttaattattatatctgACTGTTTTCTAAAAACAATTGCTGTTGGTTTGTCTCATAGTTGTCAAGAGATTTttggtgagtttatctttttgtttttcttaagTTTTTGTTTGCTTTTTATCTGTTTGATGATTCTCCTGCATCTATGAGCAAAGTCATTGACTGTGTAAATAATCAGAATGTGTAGATTCTCTTTCAGTAGCACTGCATTGAGAAGTCTGTAGAGAGGGAAACattcttttgttggtttttgTTGAGTTTTATTTTGCCAACAAGTTGTGTTGGGCTTTATTTCTGATTATTTTTTTCCTATTAAAGTACTATATCTAAATGATATGTCAAATTCAGTTTTCATGAAGTTAATTTGGTTGGACATACAATTCCTATGATAGTCTATCACATAATTCTCATTCTtaataaattgtttaaaaattgaaCTAACATGTGGGGGGAAATTGCTACATGGAAGAAGAAAATATGGTCAAGCTTTTTCTGCAGGTTCCAACTACTTTTAGGAATTTCACTCTGTTTGTGCCATCCAATTCCAACGGTACACTACTCTGTCCTTTTCTTTACGCCAACTAAACTCTTTCCTTTAGTTTTTGTCTACTTCTCTTCCTTTTTATTCTTAAAGATATTTGCTTTAAAATTTAGGGACTCTTCCTGGTGGTTTTGAAGCAGTTTTGGCAGTGTTGGAGTAATGATGGAGCTTCCTGTAGATTAGATAAGAATGTGATAAGGACAAGAGGAAATGATTCAAACAAAGTTCAAGAACTCAGATGATATTAGTGAAATTGTATTCAAGTGCTTGCAAGTATTTTTTTTTTCCGTTTTGCAAACTTATGAAATTCTGCTCTATTAGGTTCACAGATTGATTGCCTTAATGCTTACCAAATTAGTGCCTATTATGTGTCAAATGGCAATTATGATATCACAGCACTTATATAAATGTCAGGAGAAAGTTAGTAAACTGGCAAGTTTTTCCTTCTTCTAATTGTTTTTGTTAACATTATTTCTGTAATACATGCGCTATGGTATGGTATACGTTGTATCAGATCAGACTGATACCGTATGCGGAATACTTTACACTTACTCTCTTTGTGAGAATATTCCGTGGGTGTGTGAGCATCAAATCAAGCAAATTTGGGTAAAAGGTAGCTTCTCTTTTCcgtttttttaataatgataAATGTTTTGGGCGAAGAGATGCTTAAACTCACATATTAAAATCGTGGCAGTGAATGCAGTTTGGTTGCGGGTGTTGTGATTATGATTATTGTGATGCATATTGCGGTTCTTAAAGTGTGAATTTTAATTGAGAGATGCTTGAAATAGACCGTTGAGAGAACGTTAAAGTTAAAATTgttcattaataaaaaaattatgatttgaaATTAAGAAAATTTAATGTTTGGTAGAAGAGGACATACAATTCCATACATACGTCGATCATTGTGAGATGTGTCCCTTGGACGACATTGCCATCTATTTTGGATGGTTTACTTGTGGTTCATGTGTGACATATCCTCATCTGCCTAAGCGTGACATGCGACAATTCAAATTTTTATATGGTGTTTTTCCACCACTTAAGGTGAAATTAGTAATCTTCCTAAATTTATTACATTGCTATAGTTTTAAAATCTAGTGGATGTTAATAATTAGTTAATATAAACGGTCATTAAAGTTTGTTTATTGGTGAAAACTATGGATCTGAGAGCACTTTTCTTTAAGTTTGAAGTTGGAATTCTATTTGACAAGTGCAAATAATTTATGTGTTGATTAAAAAGATAagtttgaattttaattaaaataatttataattatattttactttGTTTATCCTAACAATTAAGACTATTACATGATTGATatcatttgaaaaaaaagaaaaagaaaaaacaaatatgagCATCTCAGAATTCAACTCATATTTATCAAAGTGATCACTCACATTAATTAGAAGTTATGATATGATAAAGAATAAATACTTGTCAATCCACTAAGACCACTTTCTTCAAGTCAACGCAGCTAAAAAATTTAGAGATGTGTCTTCTAGTATACAGTTCCCAAATCTCCAATCCCAATCCCACTTGAAGAGATTCTTCATAAACCCTGTATACTATGGTTGTACGCATTGAAAAATCCTcgtcatagcaagcaacaattgaTGGATCAAAATGGCCTGATGACTAGTAATAGTGGATGTAGCATTTGGCATAGAAAAAGTTTAAGGGTAAAGCATCTTCTtattttattggttttcaaggaattaCCAAACGAATGGAAAATAAACTAAACGAATTACCAGTTGCGTTCATTAGTGTGGCAACTTGCAAAATGAATAGATGTTCAATAAAAGATAACGCAAGTGTAACCGAGAAGAAAGTATATGTCTAGGTCAACATGTActttgtgtttttattttaaaaatcggaTATCTTCTCTATGAAAGTGCAAAGATTAATTCTGGATAGATTTGTAATAGATggtaaaagaaattcaaaaaaaattaacactgcatgcttaAGACCGAATATATATTTTATGCTTAGCGGTAATGTCTCTTCTATCTATTATTTTTGTATAGACTAAAATTTTAGGTTTGTGTTCAACTATCTGTTTCGCTCTATTTATTAATTAGCATAATATAATATTAACATgaatttttatagtttttatgttttaattagcatAATATAATATTAACATGAATTCGTGTTCAATTAAGTTtgttttgttatattttatataggTTCTTTTAGGATCAACTTGAACAGGACCACTTATAGTAATATAgtattcatataaaaaaaattgatcattttttatatcaaatttaaaagataaattaatataaatattttaaaataagcaaATTTTTATACTACTATCTCTAACTGTAAGATTTTAGtaaatcacaaaattttaaaataaattagttgaAATATTCAATTTGTTAACTATTTATATAATtctactaatttattttttaaaatatgaagtggtgattttaaaaaataatttatttatttatttttaattatattacatCCTTTTATATTAATGGGTCATCAAGGGACAAGACCTTAAGCTTCAAAACTGATAGGGAGGAACCTCAAGGTCTAAATAAATGACAGATTGTGAAGATCTGAGAGGAGGAAAACCACTACCGTGACATAGAGGACACCCTATAGTCCGTTTGGACTGGACCCCAGAAATTCATTTCATCTATGCCTTGGACATAAAATTTATCTTCTAAATTCTTAACAAACTCTCCCATCATGGAAGCCTCCTCCTCCGTGTATTAATACCGCCAACAACATCCCAACTTGGTGCATATGACCGATTTGGGATAAgggataaaaattaaaatctaattcaaataattaatttaaaaaatgcaaaaataataAAAGCTCGGTTCAAAGAACTTCAAAAGCCATGTGcaggaatgttttttttttcttctcacgTTAACAATCTAAATTTGATTGGAGGTGTGTGTTTTTTCAAAATTAGAGGGGAATGTTTGTTGTTTAGTGAAACCTTAAAAGGAAGTTTTTTTCGatcttaggctctgtttggtaaatctagctgatagctggtagctggtagctggtagcttttagctgatagctggtagctgatagttgataagctaatgtgagtgtttggtaaattagctgtttcattaactgatagatacaaaatgacattaatgacattttaattaatgagggtaataatatattttagttaaaataataagggtattaatggaagaaaaactcacaagctaaaagctacaagctcaaaagctacttcaaatagcttttgaaaaaaaagctaaaagctagtaaaaaagctacaaaCTAAAAGCTAAATAgagttaccaaacagagcttttttattaatacgagctgaaaagctaaaagctaaaagcttttttattaatacaagctgaaaagctaaaagctaaaagctaaaagctcttttttttgtCTTACCAAGCAGActcttaggctctgtttggtaaaactagctggtaGCTTTTAAttggtagcttttagcttgtagctagtagctgatagctggtaagctaatgtgagtgtttggtaaattagctgtttcattagttgatagatacaaaatgacattaataacattttaattaatgagggtaataatatattttagttaaaataataagggtattaatggaagaaaaactcacaagctaaaagctataagctcaaaagctacttcaattagcttttaaaaaaaaagctaaaagctagtaaaaaaactacaaactaaaagctaaaatagagttaccaaacagaacttttttattaatacaagctaaaaaactaaaagctaaattttttttttttgttttaccaaacagactcttAATTTTCCCACAAGTtaataatatatctatttttaaaTGAGATCTTACTCGTAAAATGCAACAAATCAATATAGATAAAATATATAGTTTATACATcattaaaaatagataaataatcaatttttcattaaatagtaaaataataaaaaaacttttgagaaacttgaaagataaaaaaatatagtttataaatcaaataatagacATGAcattatttttattgcaaaaatttGAGAGGGTAAATTTTTTGATACCCATTcataaatttaagtttttttaataaacaatttaTATCTAGGGTTTCGAGCCTTAGATCTTAAGACTCAAACGTTTCACCGCTAGATCACACATATGCACCTTCCATAAATTTAAGTTGACTGTCGACACTTTTAGTGaaattgtttaaaatttttaatttattttaatataaaataaaaataatataatattatttgtaTTGTTTGATTCAACTAATCATGAGTACCTTAAAATTATTTAAActtaaaataattcaaatttacaaaatgaagattaattttgtaagtaaaataaaattaattttaaaattgaatacaaATTACTCCATATTTGTAAGAAGGTATAGCCAAAAGTAATTGGCAGCGCACACAGataaatacaaaaatttaaagaaaacaaaCCCAAAGC from Vicia villosa cultivar HV-30 ecotype Madison, WI linkage group LG4, Vvil1.0, whole genome shotgun sequence encodes the following:
- the LOC131596694 gene encoding pentatricopeptide repeat-containing protein At2g15820, chloroplastic; translation: MVVRVTGFELFLPPLPFSPSLTTFSLNSSLNPNSHSFSPSSMRSTFTLFRNITLSTFHQPRTLPSQLLPRRFPRLCVGAEQWALHEELPEHEIFRFAAETGEKRLPRPEVEVKELSEVPELWRRSRVAWLCKELPAHKAGTLIRILNAQRKWMRQEDATYVIMHFLRIRENETAFRVYKWMMQRSWYRFDFALSTRLADYMGKERKFSKCREVFDDIINQGRVPCESTFHILVVSYLSSSVQGCLDEACGIFHRMIQLGGYQPCLSLHNSLFKALVGKPGNFSKQYLKQAEFIYHRLVSTGLDVHKDIYGGLIWLHSYQDSIDKERIEALREEMRRAGIGERVEVLVSILRACAREGEVEEAEKTWSKLLLFESNPPSQAFVYKMEVYSKVGMPMKSLEVFREMQLKLGKTSVAAYNKIIEILCKAQESEFAESIMTEFVNSGLKPLTPSYVYLLNMYFNLESHDKLEEAFSQCLEKCRPNSAIYSIYLDSLVKVGKLNKAEDIFRQMFRDASIGVNARSCNIILHGYLYSGNNLKAEKIYDLMCQKKYEIDAPLIEKLDYILSLRRRIVKKPMSLKLNKEQREMLIGMLLGGLQIDSDDKRKNHIIGFNFDGNSVSHYALKNHIHIQFYEWLHPTFKTSDDSENIPDKFCTIASSHFGFYADQFWSGGQPTIPKLVHRWLSPCVLAYWYMYGGRRNSSGDILLKIKGSREGVENIVKKFKAMSIDCKVKGKGKVFWIGILGSNTTWFWKLVEPYIVEDARDFTKSGVNMMGRDLTETQDINFNRESEE